The DNA region GCGATTTACCAGAAGTATGCCTTACCAACTGTAGCAGACCAAGAAAATCCAGTGTTGAGGACACTTATCGAGAGCCAACACGATATTATTGGAATATAATGGTTAATAAGCCGCTAGTGCTGCCGTCAGGAAAGGAGTATTGACGAAAATGGGAGAGTTATTTGGAACCGATGGGGCAAGAGGGGTGGCCAATCAGGAGTTAACCCCGGAACTGGCTTTCCGCTTGGGGCGCGCTGGAGCTTATGTGCTCACCCGTGAAGCAAAACACCCGCGGATTGTGATCGGAAAAGATACCCGTATCTCCGGGGATATGTTAGAGGCGGCCTTGCTGGCCGGGATTTGCTCGGTCGGGGCGGACGCCCTGCGGGTTGGCATCTTACCAACCCCAGGCATTGCCTATTTGACCCGGGCACTGGAAGCTACGGCCGGCGTAGTCATCTCGGCTTCCCATAACCCGGTGGCGGATAATGGGATCAAGTTCTTCGCGGGGACGGGATACAAGCTGGATGACGACCTGGAGACCGAGATCGAGCGCCTGGTACTGGAAGATGATCAAGAAATACCCCGACCGATTGGCGAGGAAATTGGGAGAGTGTACGAAGTTGACGGAGCGGTTAACCGCTACGCGGAGTTTCTCAAGAGTACGGTGGCGATGGACTTAAGCGGGATGACCATCCTGGTTGACTGCGCGAACGGAGCGGCATACGAAACGGCCCCCCAGGTTTTGCGTGAATTGGGGGCGCGGGTGATCGCGATTAATGATCGGCCTAACGGGATTAACATCAATTACCACTGTGGTTCTACTTATCCCAGTACACTGCGGGCGGCGGTCCTTGAGCATAAGCCTGATCTGGGAATATCTTTTGATGGCGATGCCGACCGGGTGATTATGGTTGATGAATACGGTAACATTGTAGATGGAGATTTTATTATGGTGATCTGCGCCCTCCACCTGAGCCGGACCGGTCGACTTCCCGGCAACGCCATTGTGGCGACGGTAATGAGCAACTTGGGTCTACACCTGGCGCTCAAGCAAGAAGGGATTAGGGTCCATGAGACCAGGGTCGGTGACCGGTATGTTCTGGAGGAAATGTTGAAGACCGGGGCGATTCTGGGTGGGGAACAGTCCGGCCACATCATTTTTCTTAAATACAACACCACCGGTGATGGAATTTTGACGGCGCTTCAGTTGTTGTCTGTCCTCAAGGAGACAGGGAAATCCTTGTTCGAGCTGGCCCAGCAGATGCGGCGTCTGCCCCAGGTGTTGGTCAACGTCCGGGTCAAAGACAAGTCGAAGTTAGATACTTCCCCAGTGGTGGCGGCGGCGATCGAACGGGCCAAGCAACGGCTCGGTGACCGGGGACGGGTACTGGTCCGCCCGTCAGGTACGGAGCCATTGGTCCGGGTTATGGCTGAGGGATCCGACGAGGAGGAGTTAAAACAGGTGGTTGACGAGTTGGCGGCGGTGGTTTCGGCCCAGTTGTAAGACTGGGCCTTTTTTACTTGGGGGTAAAATATTAGTGGTATTCAGGTCTAATTTGCCGTATAATGAAAAACGGGTTATTTGTGGAAATATAACTTGAGGGGGGAAGCATAAGCGGGTTGAGGGTTAATAATTTCACATTGGCCACGGCAGCGAAGAATAGAGCGCCAGGACCGGGAAAACGGTTGACGAGGAAGGGGTTAATCGAAAGATTCGGCGGATGCCCCTCGGTGGGTCACCATCGTTAGCAGGGCTACAAAACCACCGAGTAATCGGTGGCACAAAGAGCACTGCCTGTGACGTTTAACGATCAATTTGCTTTTATCAAACCGTGGTCAACCGAGTCGTGGTTTTTTGCTTGTCAAAAAGGAAATTCTATGGGATGGTTAATTTAGACAGGGAGGAACACACCATGTGTGGTATTGTTGGATACATTGGCGATAAGCCAGCGGTGCCCGTGCTCATCGAAGGCTTAAAGAAACTGGAATACCGCGGCTATGATTCCGCGGGCCTGGCGGTGCTGGACGGGGGCGACCTGGTTGTTACCAAGAGCGCGGGGAAAATCAGCATTCTGGAAGAAATATTGTTTGAAGTAAACATGCCCCATAGCCGGATTGGCATCGGCCACACCCGGTGGGCAACTCATGGGCGGCCATCAGATATCAACTCCCATCCTCACACTGATTGTACGGGCAAGTTCGCCGTTGTCCACAATGGAATCATCGAAAACTTCCTGCCGCTCAAAGAATGGCTGCAGGGAGAGGGGCACGTTTTTGTTTCTGAGACTGATACCGAGGTTCTCCCACACCTGATCGAACATTTTTATCAGGGGAACCTTGAACAGGCGATGATGGAAGTGCTTGCGCGGGTTGAAGGCTCTTATGCTGTAGCTGTTTTTAGCGAACACGAACCGAACAAACTTGTGGCGGCCCGGAAGGACAGCCCGCTGGTGGTTGGTTTGAGTCAAGGGGAATATTTTATCGCCTCGGATATCCCGGCGATCCTCAACCATACCCGCCAGACCTACATCTTGAACGATGGCGAAATCGCGGTTCTGACCCGGGACGGTGTTCAGATCTTCAATCAAACTGGGCAGCCGGTCAAAAAGGAAATCTTTGAGGTGAAGTGGGATGCGGTCGCGGCTGAAAAGGGCGGCTATGAACACTTTATGCTCAAGGAGATCCACGAGCAACCTAAAGCCCTGCGGGATACCATGACCGGTCGAATCGCGGTTGATAATAAAAGCGTTATTCTTTCCGAGGTCAGCTTAACACCCGACGCGGTTCGCCAGTTGAAAAAGATCTCCATTGTGGCCTGCGGCACCGCTTATCACGCGGGGATCGTTGGCAAATACGTGATCGAAAAACTGGCCCGGATTCCTGTCGAGGTTGACATCGCCTCTGAGTTCCGCTACCGTAACCCGCTGCTTGACCAGTACACCCTGGTGGTGGCGATCAGTCAATCCGGGGAAACGGCTGATACTCTGGCCGCCCTGCGGGAAGCCAAAGCCAAAGGGGCAAGAGTAGTTGCGGTCACCAATGTGGTGGGAAGCTCTGTTTCCCGCGAAGCAGATGATGTCATCTATACCTGGGCTGGCCCCGAGATCGCAGTCGCTTCGACCAAGGCCTATACCACCCAGTTAGTCGGGATGTACCTCTTGGCCATTTATCTGGCTCAGCATCGGGGAACCTTGAAACCCGAAGAGATTGAACCGATCCTGGTGGCAATGCGGAACCTGCCTCAGCAGGCCCAGGCGATCCTGGACCGGGTGCGAGTGGTCAAGGAACTGACTGAGAAATACGCCCACTGTGACGATACCTTCTTCATCGGCCGTGGTTTAGATTACGCCGTGGCCCTGGAAGGCTCACTGAAACTGAAGGAAATTTCTTATATCCACGCCGAAGCTTACGCAGCCGGGGAACTTAAGCACGGCACCCTGGCTTTGATCGTAGAGGGAATTCCCGTGATTGCTCTAGCGACCCAGGAAGACCTGTACGACAAGATGATGAGCAATGTCAAGGAAGTCAAGGCCCGGGACGCGACGGTTATCGGGATCACCTTCGAAGGGAACCAAGAGATTGCTAAGTCGGTAGATGAAGTGATTTATCTGCCCAAGACCCTGCCCTTACTGGCGCCGATCCTCACTGTCATCCCGCTGCAGTTGCTGGCCTACTACGTAGCTGTCCAGCGTGGCTGCGATGTGGATAAGCCGAGAAACCTGGCCAAATCGGTTACGGTGGAGTAGGGGCGAGTCTATTTATCTATTTATTGTATTTCTCATTTATACCTTTTCCCCATGTGAAAAAAGTGGTTCTGAGTGGGAAGGGATAAGGGAAAAAGATTAAGGATTAAGTCTTTACAGAATAACGAAGGGATAAGTGGTAAGGCCTTGAAAAAGCAAGGTTTACGCCACTTATCCCTTTTTCCTTTTATCCATGAACCTGTCCTTTTGGAACAACTTTTTTCACAAAAATTAGAGTAGTATTTGGGAAATTATAGGAGAAATATTACTGCTTCACGGAAAAACTTTATTACCTCCCATAAAATCCATTTATGCGGGGTGGAGGGGAGGGGAAGGGTTTTTTAATTAACACCGTAAACTTCAATACAAATGAAGACTTCACAAGTTCTAAGAAGTTTGCGAAAATAATTTCAACAAATAAATAAATCAAACTGGAGGCCTGAATGAAACTGAGTGTGTATTAGGCGGGCTTAATCATACTTGCTCTTCTACTGTAAATTATTACGTTGTTTCTTGTCTACATGACGATAACCGATTACAAACCGAAAGACATTATATCCCTGACTGTCGAAAACAACCAGAACAGAATAATAGGGAAGGGTCTGCCCTTATCCCTCTTAACCTTTAATATCGGTTACTGTGGTCTGTCGGTTGAATGCAGATGGGGATTTCCAGCCGGACCAATTGATCGAGCTGATCCAGGCGAGCATACTGGACATGCTCCAATCTGTCCATGGGGTGATGAGTTTTCATAACCAGCTTTGTTCCCGCCGACACGCTTTCCTTGAATGGAAATTCGTTGAAATCGTGAGCAGGATGGACTTATTCGATGTTATATTCTTTCAAACGTCTGTACAAAGTTCGACGTGATATTCCCAGAGCCTTGGCGGTTTTGCTTTTATTATAGTTGTGTTTACCCAGACATTTTAAAATCATTTGTTTTTCTATGCAAGAGATGGTTAGATTTTCTTCGTCTTGTTTTGGTGTACTTTCTTCATTTGACCTAAGGTATTCCTGGATGTAATCATAAGAAATTGTGTTTCCCGAGGTGAGTTGAATCGCTGCTTCCAATACATTTTGCAGTTCTCTGACATTCCCCGGCCAGTTGTAATTCATAAATGCATTGACAACCTCAGGAGCCAGGGCCATGATTGGTTTGTTTAAGCGCTGGCTAATTGTTTCTAAGAAATGTTGGGCCAGCAACATGATGTCGTCTGGCCGTTCGCGGAGAGGGGGAATGGTGATCTTGATTACACCCAAGCGGTAATAGAGGTCACGTCGGAAACGGTTGTGGCTGATCTCTTCCTCCAGGTCCTTATTCGTGGCGGCAATTACCCTGACGTTGACGGGGATAAACTTGGTCCCGCCTAAGCGCATCACGCTTTTTTCCTCAAGCACCCTCAACAGGGAAGCCTGCAAATCAAGGGGTATATCGCCGATTTCATCAAGAAAGATCGTACCTTGATCGGCAAGTTCGAACTTACCAATCTGTCCACCCTTTCTTGCTCCCGTAAAAGCCCCTTCTTCATACCCAAAAAGCTCACTCGCAATCAGATCTCTTGGCAAGGCCGCGCAGTTTATGGCAATAAAAGGTTTATTCCTTCTCGCACTCGCGTTATGGATGGACTGGGCGATGACATCTTTACCCGTCCCGCTTTCTCCAAGGAGCAACACGTTCGAAGACGAATTGGCAGCTGCTTTAGCAATGTGGATGGCTTGTATGAATGTGGTGTTATTGCCTACTATGTCGTTAAACGTCATCTTAGGCAGGTTACCAATCTTTTTACTGACCAGGTGAATTGTTCGATTATTTTCCCTGAGGATTATCACCGAGCCAACCTGGGGCGATGCAAAATTACTAAGCGGGGTACAGGTGACGTTATAACGGATCTTTTCTTTCCCTACTTTAAGTAGTAATGGTTCTTCTTTGATGGTATTTCGGCCGGTTATCGTATTTATTAAGTACCGACTGTCAGGATCTTTTCCAAACAAGTCAGAGATATTCATGCCAATCAACATCCGATTGGGCTGTTGCAACATTCTTTCGCAATTTTCGTTCGTGAAGTTGATAATCCCGCTGCTGTCAACTACAAGAATCCCTTCAGGCATCGACTCCAATACAGCTTTCTGCAGCGTTGTGGTCCTTTCCTGGATGATTTTCAATTCGATTAATTTTGTGATTGCTGCTACCATCCCCAAAGTTTGACTACTTGCTCGGTTAACAGAAGCCAATATCGCGACGTTACCGATAATTTTTCCCTGATCAATAATTGGCGCGCAGAAACAGGAGCCGCAGTAAGCAAAAAGACAAAAATGCTCATACCCAATAACCGCGACTGGTTTGGTCAATGCCGCCATTAAACCACCAGCATTGGTGCCTACCAGCTTTTCTGACCACAAGGAACCTTCGTGAATATGAGCTCGTTTAGCCCAATCCAGGGCAGGCTTATCACCGATGATTTTTAGGATACAAAGCTTCTCATCGGCCAGAACAGTGATGGCAGAGAGTCCTGAAAGGTATTTCGTTAAGGACTTGATGATGGGGACAGAAATATCGACCAAATATCGTGATTTCTCCAGGGCCGATGTTAATTCGGCTTTGGTACAAACGTAGGGATTCATTTGTAGTGTGGGCGAAACTCCATAATGATAACTGCGTTCCCAGGAATTTCTGATTTCCGGGCGCAAATTTTCCCGTAGCTCAGGCTTTTCATGATACAGCTCCCACTTGCGCCTTAATTCGTTCCATAAAGCGCTATTGCTGATTTTATATCAACTCCTTTCGGTGTTTATCTATGTAAATGTGACTTCGTCGTAGGGCCATTTCGGCAAATATCGACATTTTACCCATGAAAATAATCTTCCGTTTTCGCCTTGGCTTAAATGCTAATTGTAGTTACTTTTCATACAAAAAAAGTAAAATTATAAATATTATTCCAATATTTAGTATATTCCATCATCTCATAGAAAACAATGGCCGCTTTTTGTAATATTATGGGTATTTTTGTCGCTGCATGTCGCTGTATATGGAGGAGGTCATTTTATCCTTAAAACGGGAGGAGAATAATGGAACAAATTTTGCATTAAAGCAGGACAATTAATTTATTCTTGATGTTTAATGTTTTTTCGGAACATATGAGAGTGAGGTGATCCTGGTTAGTTATTAACTAATACTTATGATTGGGTCGATATGATATTCCAATTTACAGACCGGGAGGGTTTAAATGTGCATGTGAAAGAAATGTTTGATTTGACGGGTAAGACAGCTGTAGTGACCGGTGGCTCTATTGGTTTAGGGGCCCAGATGGCCACGGCTCTGGCGGAAGCCGGCGCTAATCTAGTAGTAGCCGCACGCCGGGTGGAGCGGTGTGCTGAGTTGTGCGAGCAGTTGAAACAACTGGGAGTGAAAGCCATTCCCGCTGCCTGCGATGTGAGCAAGCCCGATGACTGTCAAAGATTGGTAGATTTGACAGTGAAAGAGTTTGGGACTTTAGATATCCTAGTTAATAACGCTGGCTTCACCTGGGGTGCAGACTCATTGAATTATCCTATGGATAAATGGCAACAAGTACTGGATGTTAATTTAACCGGTCTCTTTCAGTTATCAGCGATGGCGGCCCGGGTAATGAAGGAACAGGGAAGAGGTAAAATTATCAATATTGCTTCGGTTGCGGGTTTCATAGGTGCGTTTCCTGAATCACAGAATACAGTTGCCTATAATGCCAGTAAGGGGGCCGTCATTACCCTGACCAAAGACCTGGCCGTGAAATGGGCCCGTTACGGAATCTACGTAAATGCTATCGCTCCAGGATTTTTCCCTAGTCATATGAGTGAGGGAATTCTAAAAAAGATTGGCCATCTGGTGGTGGCCCGTGTGCCGTTGGGTCGGTTAGGGAATGATCAAGACCTGAAGGGTGCCATTGTCTTTTTAAGTTCGGCCGCTTCCGATTATATTACTGGCCATTGTTTGATCGTTGACGGTGGGAGGCTGGCTGTCTAGGTTTATCTAATTTTACTTGGTTAATGTTAAATGTCCCCAACTATTATTAAGTTGGGGATTTTTTATCACGGGATAATTACCTTCAATTTGTGACCTGACAGTGCCAGATTGTCACAGGTTGTGTCGGTACAATTTGACTATTTGGCACAAAGGACAAGTTCAACTGTGACAGAGTTATCGACTTTGAAAGGATAAGAGGGCTATTTTTTATGAATAAAATAACTTTGGTATTAGATTTGCAATTTGGAAAATTTCGAAAAGAAATAATTATTTGTCAAGCTGACAAAGATGGGCCTTTTGTAGGGGAGGTGAATTTGAAGGCAAAAAGTAAAGCGATTAGCTTAGCTGGAGGGGAACTGCTTACCTGGAAGATGAGTGAAAAGTTTTTTGAAAGGGTGATTTAAAAATGACCACAGCAGCAATTATGATGATTGCTTATCTGGTGTTGACAACAGCTATTGGTTTATATTTATACAAAACCAATAAGAGTGTCCAGGAATACTTTATCGCGAAAAGAGGCCTGGGCGTAGCTTTGATAATCCCGTTGCTGTTCGCGGAGACGATCGCCGGCGCAGGGACAGTTGGCAACGCGGCTGAAGCGTTTAAGGTCGGTATTTCTGCGGTCTGGGCTAACTGGATCTATGTGGGTGGGTATTTGGCTTATGTCATCTTTACGCTCAAATTTTTCCGGGTTTTAGGGACCAAGATGGGTATTATATCTGTTCCCGAGGCATATGAGTTAATGTTTGATAGGAAAACGCGCTTATTGATTATGGTTTTGATGTGTCTGGCGCTTGGAATTATTTTTGCTGTACAACCAGCGGCGGCAGGCGGGATCCTGGGGCCTATGTTTAAAATAAGTACAACTACTGCAGGCTGGATCGCAGGGATTATTTTTATCATTGTAACCTGTACCGGTGGGTTGAGGGGCGTTGCCTGGATGAATGTCGTCCATTCCTTAGCGATGTATCTTGGAATGGGGATTGTTGCCTGGTTTGCCCTCAGCCATATAGGTGGTTATTCACAGTTAAGTGCTACTCTGCCAGCACAGATGTTTGATTTTATCCAACCTGATGGTTGGACTGTTACTGCCTGGGTGCTCGGGACAGCTGTCACCTGCCTTACTTCCCCAGTACTGACGGCTGTGTGTTTGGGGGCTGATTCTTTGAAAACAGCCAGAAATGGAATAATTGTTGGTACCCTGCTAATTATTCCGTTTGCGTTTTTACCAGCCTTGATCGGGATGGCGGCCAAAGCACATTTACCTGCGACTGCAGGGAAGACCGCTCTCTTTTCGATGGCGGCGCACACTGGCCCATGGGCTGCGGGACTGGCCAGCATGGCAATCATCGCGGCGATATTTTCCACAGCACCAGCGCTGTTATTACTTATCGTTACTTCACTTACCAGGGATTTCTACAAAATCTTTAAACCTGAAGCAAATGATGCTGAGCAACTCAGGTTTTCCCAGATCAGCGCTGTTTTAGTCGGAGTCCTGGCTACTTTCCTGGGGATGAAGGCCAGTTCTATCTTGATGCAAATCTATGGGGCTTTGCAAATCCGTTCAGTAGCGAATGTGGTGTTACTTTTAGCTTTATGGTGGCCTCGAATTAATGCTACCGCGGCTTTTTGGTCGATCTTGTTTGGCGGCACAATTGCTGCGGTTTGGCACTTCGCCGGCAGTCCATACGGAATAGCTCCGTTGTGGCCATCGCTTGCTGTGGGGCTTCCGGTATTGGCAGTTTTGACTGCAATATATAACAAAGAACCAGTATCGGCGGGATACCAGAAATATCGCGAAGCCCTGCATGAATTTGAAGCAGAGGAAAGCCAAGGCAATCCTGTGAGTTGTTAGTAACATCTTCAACAAATTCACCGCGCCGTTCAGAATGATTAAGGGTACTATCTTCTTTATTTATGAGGATAGTACCTTTTTTTGAGTTCTGAATACAGGGTACATCATTATAAGGTCAATGTTGACACACTCTGTGCCAGGGAGATGTGACGATTTGACTCAAATAAGTGTGGCGATACGAAAAGAATTTGATTTCAGTGGGAATTGCCTAGGGACTTTATTAGGTAGGTCTATTTTTGGCATTAGATTTGCAATTTATTTAGCTTGGCAAAAGGGATTTTGCTGAAGGGGGGTAACCGTGAAGGACAAGGCAGAATCTCAGCCGGGCTACAGTGGGCTACAACTACCAGGGATGAGCAGCGGTGGAAAACGACACGACTGAGGAGGGAGTTTAGTGCGTACGGCTAGTGAATATTTGGAAAAACTGGCAACAATGCGCAAGAACATCTACTTAAACGGGGAGGTGATAGGTCGGAATGATCCCCGGATTGTACAGGCAAGTAAAGCCATCCGCATGACTTTTGACCTGGCAGAAGACCCCCAGTATAAGCAACTGGCAACAGCGACTTCCCACGTAACTGGCCAGACCATCAACCGGTTTACGCACATTCACCAGAACCCTGATGATTTACTGATCAAACAGGAAATGACCAGAAAGTTTTGCGGGATGGTGGGGGGTTGCATCCAGCGGTGCATGGGGTGTGATGTCATGAATGCCCTGTCAGTGACGACCAAGAACGCCGACTTGAAGTACGGGACCGACTACCACGAAAGGTGGCTAAAATATCTGAAATACTTCCAGGAGAATGATCTGGTTGCGGCTTGTGCCCAAACCGACGCCAAGGGAGACAGGAGGCTTAGACCAGGGGAACAACCCGATCCTGACCAGTATCTGCACGTGGTGGAAAGAAGGGTAGATGGTGTTGTTGTCCGCGGGGCCAAGCTGCACAATACCATGGCACCTTATGCCGATGAAATCATCGCCATTCCCACCCGGGCTCTGAAAAAGGATGAGAAGGACTACGCGATTGCTTTTGCTATTCCTGCGGATACTGAGGGAATCTATCTCATCGGACGGGGAAGTTGGTATCCCAAAAGAGAACCGGGGATGGAGGCGCCCATTGCAGAGATTGGGGATGTTGAAAGTTTTACCGTTTTTGATAATGTTTTTGTTCCCAACGAACGCATCTTCCTCAATGGGGAGACTGAGTTCGGCAGTGAAGTGGCGTTGCTCTTTGCCCTTTTTCACCGGCACAGCTATTGCGGCTGCAAACCGGGTACGGGTGATGTGCTGATGGGCGCGACAGCGTTGGTGGCTGATTATCTTGGGATCGAAAAAAAGAGCCATGTCCGGGAGAGACTGGCCGAAATGGTCAGCACGGCCGAACTGGTGTACGCGGCGGGGATCGCCTCGGCAGTAAAATCGATAAAAGCTCCGTCTGGCACGCAGATCCCGAACATTGTGTATGCCAATGTAGGGAGGAGACATGCGGGTCACAACATTTACCGTGAATTTAATATTCTGTGTGAAATCGCTGGTGGTCTGCCAGCTACTCTACCATTCTCTAAGGAATATACCAGCCCGATCGTCGGTGATTTTGTCCGGAAATACGTAACCAGGAGAGCGGGCGTTTCGCCGGAAAACCATTATCGGGCTTTCCATTTGGCCAGTGACCTGTTAACCTCAGATAATTCTTCGATCAAACAGGTGGCCGGGGTACACGGTGGAGGTTCACCGATCATGGAGGACATCGCGGTGCTGGCGACTTACGACCTTGAAAGCAAGAAAAACCTAGCTAAATACCTGGCGGGAATCAAAGAAGAATAAAGGAAAAAGGAGGTGGATAGTGCAAGGAAAAAGACGATTTGCGACTGAGAAACGGTAGTTATCAAAGGAGAACAAAGTTTATTATTTGCTGGGTGACGATCATATTGAGAGGAGGTCAGTACTGTGAGCGATCTGATGGAGATGTACCGGAGTAAGCTGGTATCTGCAGAGGAAGCGGTGAAAGTA from Bacillota bacterium includes:
- a CDS encoding phosphoglucosamine mutase; this translates as MGELFGTDGARGVANQELTPELAFRLGRAGAYVLTREAKHPRIVIGKDTRISGDMLEAALLAGICSVGADALRVGILPTPGIAYLTRALEATAGVVISASHNPVADNGIKFFAGTGYKLDDDLETEIERLVLEDDQEIPRPIGEEIGRVYEVDGAVNRYAEFLKSTVAMDLSGMTILVDCANGAAYETAPQVLRELGARVIAINDRPNGININYHCGSTYPSTLRAAVLEHKPDLGISFDGDADRVIMVDEYGNIVDGDFIMVICALHLSRTGRLPGNAIVATVMSNLGLHLALKQEGIRVHETRVGDRYVLEEMLKTGAILGGEQSGHIIFLKYNTTGDGILTALQLLSVLKETGKSLFELAQQMRRLPQVLVNVRVKDKSKLDTSPVVAAAIERAKQRLGDRGRVLVRPSGTEPLVRVMAEGSDEEELKQVVDELAAVVSAQL
- the glmS gene encoding glutamine--fructose-6-phosphate transaminase (isomerizing), with translation MCGIVGYIGDKPAVPVLIEGLKKLEYRGYDSAGLAVLDGGDLVVTKSAGKISILEEILFEVNMPHSRIGIGHTRWATHGRPSDINSHPHTDCTGKFAVVHNGIIENFLPLKEWLQGEGHVFVSETDTEVLPHLIEHFYQGNLEQAMMEVLARVEGSYAVAVFSEHEPNKLVAARKDSPLVVGLSQGEYFIASDIPAILNHTRQTYILNDGEIAVLTRDGVQIFNQTGQPVKKEIFEVKWDAVAAEKGGYEHFMLKEIHEQPKALRDTMTGRIAVDNKSVILSEVSLTPDAVRQLKKISIVACGTAYHAGIVGKYVIEKLARIPVEVDIASEFRYRNPLLDQYTLVVAISQSGETADTLAALREAKAKGARVVAVTNVVGSSVSREADDVIYTWAGPEIAVASTKAYTTQLVGMYLLAIYLAQHRGTLKPEEIEPILVAMRNLPQQAQAILDRVRVVKELTEKYAHCDDTFFIGRGLDYAVALEGSLKLKEISYIHAEAYAAGELKHGTLALIVEGIPVIALATQEDLYDKMMSNVKEVKARDATVIGITFEGNQEIAKSVDEVIYLPKTLPLLAPILTVIPLQLLAYYVAVQRGCDVDKPRNLAKSVTVE
- a CDS encoding sigma 54-interacting transcriptional regulator, which gives rise to MNPYVCTKAELTSALEKSRYLVDISVPIIKSLTKYLSGLSAITVLADEKLCILKIIGDKPALDWAKRAHIHEGSLWSEKLVGTNAGGLMAALTKPVAVIGYEHFCLFAYCGSCFCAPIIDQGKIIGNVAILASVNRASSQTLGMVAAITKLIELKIIQERTTTLQKAVLESMPEGILVVDSSGIINFTNENCERMLQQPNRMLIGMNISDLFGKDPDSRYLINTITGRNTIKEEPLLLKVGKEKIRYNVTCTPLSNFASPQVGSVIILRENNRTIHLVSKKIGNLPKMTFNDIVGNNTTFIQAIHIAKAAANSSSNVLLLGESGTGKDVIAQSIHNASARRNKPFIAINCAALPRDLIASELFGYEEGAFTGARKGGQIGKFELADQGTIFLDEIGDIPLDLQASLLRVLEEKSVMRLGGTKFIPVNVRVIAATNKDLEEEISHNRFRRDLYYRLGVIKITIPPLRERPDDIMLLAQHFLETISQRLNKPIMALAPEVVNAFMNYNWPGNVRELQNVLEAAIQLTSGNTISYDYIQEYLRSNEESTPKQDEENLTISCIEKQMILKCLGKHNYNKSKTAKALGISRRTLYRRLKEYNIE
- a CDS encoding SDR family oxidoreductase, yielding MHVKEMFDLTGKTAVVTGGSIGLGAQMATALAEAGANLVVAARRVERCAELCEQLKQLGVKAIPAACDVSKPDDCQRLVDLTVKEFGTLDILVNNAGFTWGADSLNYPMDKWQQVLDVNLTGLFQLSAMAARVMKEQGRGKIINIASVAGFIGAFPESQNTVAYNASKGAVITLTKDLAVKWARYGIYVNAIAPGFFPSHMSEGILKKIGHLVVARVPLGRLGNDQDLKGAIVFLSSAASDYITGHCLIVDGGRLAV
- a CDS encoding sodium:solute symporter family protein produces the protein MMIAYLVLTTAIGLYLYKTNKSVQEYFIAKRGLGVALIIPLLFAETIAGAGTVGNAAEAFKVGISAVWANWIYVGGYLAYVIFTLKFFRVLGTKMGIISVPEAYELMFDRKTRLLIMVLMCLALGIIFAVQPAAAGGILGPMFKISTTTAGWIAGIIFIIVTCTGGLRGVAWMNVVHSLAMYLGMGIVAWFALSHIGGYSQLSATLPAQMFDFIQPDGWTVTAWVLGTAVTCLTSPVLTAVCLGADSLKTARNGIIVGTLLIIPFAFLPALIGMAAKAHLPATAGKTALFSMAAHTGPWAAGLASMAIIAAIFSTAPALLLLIVTSLTRDFYKIFKPEANDAEQLRFSQISAVLVGVLATFLGMKASSILMQIYGALQIRSVANVVLLLALWWPRINATAAFWSILFGGTIAAVWHFAGSPYGIAPLWPSLAVGLPVLAVLTAIYNKEPVSAGYQKYREALHEFEAEESQGNPVSC
- a CDS encoding aromatic ring hydroxylase, with protein sequence MRTASEYLEKLATMRKNIYLNGEVIGRNDPRIVQASKAIRMTFDLAEDPQYKQLATATSHVTGQTINRFTHIHQNPDDLLIKQEMTRKFCGMVGGCIQRCMGCDVMNALSVTTKNADLKYGTDYHERWLKYLKYFQENDLVAACAQTDAKGDRRLRPGEQPDPDQYLHVVERRVDGVVVRGAKLHNTMAPYADEIIAIPTRALKKDEKDYAIAFAIPADTEGIYLIGRGSWYPKREPGMEAPIAEIGDVESFTVFDNVFVPNERIFLNGETEFGSEVALLFALFHRHSYCGCKPGTGDVLMGATALVADYLGIEKKSHVRERLAEMVSTAELVYAAGIASAVKSIKAPSGTQIPNIVYANVGRRHAGHNIYREFNILCEIAGGLPATLPFSKEYTSPIVGDFVRKYVTRRAGVSPENHYRAFHLASDLLTSDNSSIKQVAGVHGGGSPIMEDIAVLATYDLESKKNLAKYLAGIKEE